A genomic segment from Gemmatimonadaceae bacterium encodes:
- a CDS encoding GNAT family N-acetyltransferase has protein sequence MFEGALRDHALIERHIEALYTTDSAGRLLRVREPNGGPAPRFFVCRGAIGVAHRFRVDVPLDIRRELEAAVAETPIVAFPTDGGNDAREELSRLAAILNRSTPVTNTSAGPAFAFPNEVPTLDSDDGAIVQVTDANVGVLDPLLQPWAPDIYNSPPLFALTLRDQAVAVCGSVRITAHAHEAGVETAPAHRGRGYAARVVAAWAKRVRALGVEPLYSTSWENAASRTVACKLRLVHFGNDLHLT, from the coding sequence TTGTTCGAAGGCGCACTCCGCGATCACGCTCTGATCGAGCGCCACATCGAGGCGCTGTACACGACCGATTCGGCCGGGCGACTCCTGCGCGTGCGCGAGCCCAACGGCGGTCCGGCTCCGCGCTTCTTCGTGTGCCGAGGAGCCATCGGCGTCGCGCACCGCTTTCGCGTCGACGTGCCGCTCGACATCCGCCGCGAGCTCGAGGCCGCTGTGGCAGAAACGCCGATCGTCGCCTTTCCCACCGATGGCGGAAACGACGCGCGGGAGGAATTGAGCCGCCTGGCGGCGATACTCAATCGGTCGACGCCCGTGACGAACACGTCGGCCGGGCCGGCATTCGCGTTTCCTAACGAGGTGCCGACGCTCGATTCCGACGACGGCGCAATCGTTCAAGTGACCGATGCGAACGTAGGCGTGCTCGACCCTCTCCTTCAGCCGTGGGCGCCCGACATCTACAACTCGCCGCCGCTGTTCGCTCTGACCCTTCGAGATCAGGCGGTGGCGGTGTGTGGGAGCGTTCGCATCACCGCTCACGCGCACGAAGCCGGCGTCGAGACCGCGCCGGCCCATCGCGGTCGCGGATACGCCGCGCGCGTGGTGGCGGCCTGGGCGAAGCGCGTGCGTGCGCTCGGCGTCGAGCCGCTCTATAGCACGAGCTGGGAGAACGCCGCGTCGCGAACCGTCGCGTGCAAGCTTCGACTCGTGCACTTTGGTAACGACTTGCATCTCACCTGA
- a CDS encoding NUDIX domain-containing protein, with protein MRSASSRSIARAGRTPRREPSRASFDSCTLVTTCISPEIHPQVETRIHRRSAEPIVLVTLRHTRYQAAVLRDGPVLLVRCAFRDGPTVWMLPGGGREEDEDEVSCVTREVLEETGLQVRVERLLFDRPAEPPDGTYIRWRTYLCTAEGGEAAPGGGEGSAAELIDVAWISVVNEGMWPSGIASDVYLYPQLQAIRSAVTAPSIGV; from the coding sequence GTGCGCTCGGCGTCGAGCCGCTCTATAGCACGAGCTGGGAGAACGCCGCGTCGCGAACCGTCGCGTGCAAGCTTCGACTCGTGCACTTTGGTAACGACTTGCATCTCACCTGAGATCCACCCGCAGGTCGAGACACGCATCCACCGTCGATCCGCGGAGCCCATAGTCTTGGTCACGCTGCGCCACACTCGATATCAAGCCGCCGTTCTTCGCGATGGACCGGTTCTCTTGGTGCGATGCGCGTTTCGCGACGGCCCGACAGTGTGGATGCTACCCGGGGGCGGCCGCGAGGAAGACGAGGACGAAGTGTCGTGCGTTACCCGTGAAGTGCTCGAGGAGACAGGCCTCCAAGTTCGCGTCGAGCGCCTTCTGTTCGATCGACCGGCGGAGCCTCCGGATGGAACGTACATTCGATGGCGCACCTACCTCTGCACTGCCGAAGGCGGTGAAGCGGCACCAGGCGGCGGGGAGGGAAGCGCCGCCGAGTTGATCGATGTGGCGTGGATCTCGGTCGTGAACGAGGGCATGTGGCCGTCGGGAATCGCTTCCGACGTCTATCTCTACCCCCAACTTCAAGCGATTCGTTCGGCGGTGACGGCGCCGTCGATCGGAGTGTGA